The sequence CTGGCGGGTGATGCAAGCTGCAAGGGCTGGTTGCGACCCGCCGAGGCGATGACGAAGCTCACCGGCAGAGATGCACTGCCGGCCTTCTGCCTGCAGCCGCAGAAGACAGTCCGCCAACCCTGGCATACGTCGCTCTCGAACCACCCACAAGGCCAGGGTAATCCTGCTGCCAGATCGTCAACAGAATTCAATGCAGAGTATCGAGTTTTGCAAACGGCCTGGGGGCATTAAGGGGTTTTGAGGCTGCTGGCGTGTTTACGGTTGGCGAGGGGCAGAGCGCCGGAAGGTGCCGCTGGAGCTGCTGAGCTCAAAGGGCTCGCTCATGGTTTGATCACAGCCTGATCGGCGCTGATGCCCTCAAAACGGGTTTTATCATTGTCGCCGGCGTAGGGGCCCTGCTTCACCTCGATCATCTCGGTGGGTTCGAGCATCTCGAAGCCATGGCCACCGTAGGCGAGCAGGATCACGTCGCCGGTTTCAAGGACGCGGCTTTCGAGATAGGTGTGGTCGTCGTCGTAGAAGTCGACCCGCACGCGGCCGGATCTGATGAACAGCACCTCCTTGGTGTATTGCACCTCGCGGGCCACGGGGTTGTGGACGTGGGGAGGGATCACATAGCCGCTAGGGCGGTTCATGTACCCCAGTTGCTGGGAGAAATCGCCAGGAGTAAAAAAGTCAATTCCCTCCTGGTGAAATTGTGTTCGCAGCAGAACAGCAAGCGTTCGACCCTTATGTACTATCGCTTCAATTAAATTTGCTGTCATGGATTAGAAGTAGGTTTCTTTGTGAACCCAGGCTCTAACTTCTGGATCCGATTCATAGGCCGACTGATGATATGCGAATCCTTCCTTGTAGCCCTCATGGAAAGCTGCTTGTGCAGGATTTAATGTGGAAGCCGACGGTGTAGACCATCCAAGTGCCTTTTTCTTAGCAGCTCTGAGCTTATTCCGAAGTCTTGGCATGAGCTTTTGATGGCTACTAGGCGGCGTAATGGAATGCACTTTGGGGGCATTTCTTAGGCAAGTGTAGGAATCGGAAACCCCTTGATTGAACCCTCTCTTCCGGAAATACCCCAAAGTCATTCGCTCCGGAGTTACTTTGTGATAAACTGATGCTCGTGAATCAAACATGCACTTAAGTTTATTGTCGGCAATATATTTGGAAACGTGAGTTTCACCATCTCCCCGAAAACGGATCAGGTCTTGAGGCATTCCGTCCGGGTGAAAGCCGCCAGCTGCAATTAGCACGTCCCTACGGATAGCAAAATTGCAACCCCAAACCATATACGGGCTTATTGGATACTTACCATTGGCTTGCTCTTGAATGCTGAGCCAAGGTAAAGAGTGAACATCATCGCCACGAGAGTTCCAAAGGCTATCCAGCCATCGCGGGTATGTCCCATAAAAAATGGGGACACTATTCCCGCCAAGCATGGCTA is a genomic window of Cyanobium sp. Tous-M-B4 containing:
- a CDS encoding glycosyltransferase family 2 protein yields the protein MISIIIPTRNRASLLGSAVLSLASQCKEFEDSELIIVDNGSKDSTHLVCKSLGSHFRNYTYLHEASPGLHAGRHRGCSVARGSILVFLDDDVEVTDTWLSAIIENFSSDDLAMLGGNSVPIFYGTYPRWLDSLWNSRGDDVHSLPWLSIQEQANGKYPISPYMVWGCNFAIRRDVLIAAGGFHPDGMPQDLIRFRGDGETHVSKYIADNKLKCMFDSRASVYHKVTPERMTLGYFRKRGFNQGVSDSYTCLRNAPKVHSITPPSSHQKLMPRLRNKLRAAKKKALGWSTPSASTLNPAQAAFHEGYKEGFAYHQSAYESDPEVRAWVHKETYF